In bacterium, the sequence ATCTCAAGGAGAGCTATGCCCAGGCCAAGGGTGGCGAGGTCTTTGTATACGGCATGCATATCTCACCCTATGATCACGGCAACCGTTTTAACCAGGAATCTGTCCGGCCCCGCAAACTGCTGCTGCACAAGGCCGAGATCAAAAGACTGTGTTCCAAGAGCCAGGAGAAGGGGTTGACCCTGATCCCGCTTTCAATGTATTTTAAGAACGGGAGGGTCAAGATCCAGCTGGCGCTGGGCAAAGGGAAGAAGTTCTATGACCGCCGGGAGGACATCAAGAAAAGGGATGTGGAACGGGAGATCAGGGCGGTAAGCAAAAGAGCGCATCGGGAATGATGCGCTCTTTTACGTTAAGGAGGATCAGGCTAACCCGGCCCATTTGCTAATGATTTCCATCAGTGTCCCCATTGCCCTGCAGCCAAAGACGGAAAGGAAGGGACAGCCGGCTCATTATCCGGATCAGCAGGGTGGATAACCGGCACGGGTAGTGCTTGGCAAAATACCTGATCATACTTTGGTGGGAGCTGATGATCATGGCTCTCTTTACCCGGCGGGTGCTGGCGCCGTGATGATGGTAAACTTTGGCCTGGGGTAAAAAATAAAGCTGTCCCCCGGCCCGGCTGATCCGCAGGCACCAGTCCACCTCGTTGAAGAACATGGGAAAATTCTCTTCATCCAGCAGGCCCACCTTCTCCAATATCTCCCGTTTCACAATTAAACAAGCTCCCATGGGCTGGTCTACCTGGGCTGGGGTCTGATGGTCAAAATATCCCATCCGCCACCTGCCGAAGATTTTATTTTTAGGGAACAATTTGGACAGGCCGGTGAATTCATAAAACATTATCCGGCCATCTGGGAACTGGCGGCAGGAACGCTGGACCGAACCGTCAATATTCAAAAGCTGGGGTCCCAGGGCCCAAACTTTGGGATGCGTAGCCAGGTAGCCGGCCATGGCCCCCAGAGCGCCGGGAGTAAGCACGGTATCGGGGTTCAAAAGCAATATATAATCTCCAGCCGCCAGCTTCAATCCCTGATTTACTGCCCGGGCAAAACCGAGGTTGCTTTGGTTTTCAATGATCTTGATCCTGGCTCCATACTCCCGCAGGGCATTCAGGGTGGAGTCCCGGGAGTCATTGTCAACAGCAATGATGTCCACGTCTTGTCCTTGGGAAAACAGGGAATCAAGACAGGGGCGGATGTAGTCCTGGCTGTTCCAGGTCACTATGACTATTGATATTCGGGGCATGTGTATGTCTGAATGTTAAACATTCCATTATAAGAGGAAAAAATATCTTTATGGCAGGGTCTTAAAATCAAGCTCTTTCAGGGAAAAAGAAAAGACGGCATCAGCTATCCGGGGTTTGGGGGCCGGGTCAAAATAATACTCGACCTTCCGGCCGGGGAAAGTATACTCCCAGGCGTGGTTAAAGGTGTAATAACTGAAAAATGGAATTCCGTAAATCAATCCGGGCATGTCCTTCAGGTAAACCAGGGATCCCGGAGAAAGTTCTTCCGTTCTCTGTTCCAGCCGGGCCAGGGCCTGCGTGGTTAAGTGCCCCACCTGATGCCAGCGATAGATGCGGTTTCCGAAAGAAACGCCGTAAACCATAAGAGTCAATGCCAACAGGCTGAGCCCCAGTTTTCTTTTTTTGCCGATCAATCCTGCGATCCAGACCGCCAGCCCGGCTGCCGCACCGGCCGAAGGCAGATAAAGAAAACGTTCACCGGTATTGTAAAAAGGAAGGTACACCGCTAAAGCCAGGGCTGAAAACAAAAGCGGCCAGACGATCTGCTGTCCGGATGCTTTTATTGTCCGGTAAAAAATGAAAAATAGGACCAGCAGCGAGACCAAACTTGTTGCCCAAAAGGCCACCGGATGCATCTGCGGGGAACTGTAAATCTCCCGGAACCAGACATAGGGCCTAAAGGCAAAGAACTCCATCAGGCTTTTGACCGGCAGCAGCATTTTTATGAAATATTGAGCCAGTCTGCTAAAAACTCTTATCAGGTTAATATCCAACTGTCCGGGAGCCGGAGGAAGATAAGAATCCGGAAGGCCTCTTACCCACAATGCTCTGAAGAGTCCATAAGCAAGGGGCGGAACTGTGACGGCCAATCCCAATCGCCGCCAGTTTCCCAAGATACGGGGCAGGGAAAACATCAGTAGAAGCGGAATGAAGCAAAAGGCGCTTTCACGGGACAAAAGGGCCAGTAAGAAAAATACGGTGGATATTAACGCACCCCTCCAGCCAGGACGGGAAAAGAAAAAGTATATGCCGGCCAAAACAAAAAAGGCCGAAAAAAGCTCGTTCACCGAGCACAGCCAAAGAAGGGCTTCGGCGTGACAGGGCATCAGGGCAAAGATGACCGACGAAATCAGGGAAACCCTGCCCGAAAAGGAAAACAAGCGGGCCAGCCGGTAGATCAATATCACCGTCAGGGCATAGAGCAATAAGGCGGTCAACCGGTAAAGCCACAGGGCAGGGCCGAACAGCCGCCAGGCCGTCTTAAAAAAAAGCATCGGCAGCGGGCGGAAATATCCGAAGGGGGCAGGCTGGGAAAGATATTGTCCGATGCTTTGGTATTGCCCCTGTTTGGCCTGCTGCAGCCAGGAGAAATCATCGCTGACCGGGCCGATGCCTAAAGACGGGATCATGACCAGCAGGGCGATACCGGCCAAAAGCATTTCCGGGGCAAACTTAAATGACTTTATATTTTCCCAAAGCCGTTCTCTCATGACAGCCCGTCCAGTAACGCGCCAAACCTTTGGGTGATGAGCCGCCGGTCGAAGAATTTCAGTTTTTCCGGGGCAACCGGGGATGCTGCTTTCTGGTTTTTCCAGGCCGACATCTGCTGCCGGATGATCCCGGCCAAGCCGGAGGCATCATCAGACGAGGTCACGGAGCCGGCTCCGGCATCCAGGATCAGCTTGGCCGCTGCACCGCTCGGAGGAATGGAGGCGGCGATGGGCCTTTGGGCGCCAAGATATTCAAACAATTTGCCGGGAGTGACGTTGGCGGTCTCCTCCGGGCCCATCACCAGCCACAACAGGTCGGCCTCCGTCAGGATCTGGACGCTTTGCCGGTGGTTAAGGTATCCGGTGAATCGGACCGTGGAATTCAGATCAAACTCTTTTACCAGGGCCAGATCGCTCTCCCGATGGCTGCCGGCAAACACGATCCTCAGCTTGTCCAGTCCGGGAACATTCTGCTTCCGCAGCATCTTGACCGCCGCAAACAGGGTCCTGGGGCTGCGGTTGTTGATGAAAGTGCCGGTGTAGGCAATGGTAAAATGATCCGGATCCGGTCTTGAGGCTCCGTCAAAATCTTCGGGGTCGTAACCGTGGGAGACCAAATGGAATTTGGTGCCGTCAATCCTGGGGTGAAGGCCGCAGAGATCATCAAGTATCCGGCTGTTGACGGCGGTGACAAGGTCGGCGTTCCTTAAAACCAGTTCTTCCATTTTATGGTCCGATTTCCGCAGGATGCCGGCCGGATATTTGGTCCAGGTGTAACTGGTCCAGGCATCACGAAAATCAGCCACCAGCGGCCGTCCCAGAAGTTTCTTCAGCAATACCCCGGCCAGGTGGGAGGAATAGGGGGGAGCGGTGGAGTAGACGGCATCTATGGGGAATTGTCTGGCTGCTTTCAAACCGGCCTGCAGGGCAAAGGGGATCCAGCCGGACTTATTGTCCGGCATCAGCCAGCGGTTGACCCGGGAAGCAAGGGAGTTCTTGTGGAGGGCGGACCCGGTGTTCTTTTGGGGAGATAAAAAGAGCGGGTCCAGGGAACAGGTACGGAACACCTTGGCTTGGGCCACTTCGGCGCAAAGGGCCGGGTCATATACGTAGCTGCCGCGGGGGCGGGGCGCTATGATGATGGGATTCCAGCCGAACTGGGGAAGGTATTTGACGAACTTGACCGTCCGCTGGACCCCGCTTAATCCCAGGGGCGGGTAGTAGTAGCTTAATATCAGAAGGTTTTTCATGATTCAGCGGATGACGGCCAGTTTGCAGACAGTTTGTTTGAACCCCGGGGCGCTGACATGGCAAAGATAGAGCCCGGAGACAAGGTTTGACGGTATATCTTCGGGGTTAATAACTAAAATATGTTCCGGCGCCGTGGGCCCATGGAATGTTCCCAGCAGACGGCCGTCCAAAGTGAATATTCTGACCACCGATTGTGAGGGCAGGTTGCTGAAGTAAAAGTAAGGATCCTGGCCCGGGCGGTAAGGGTTTGGCGCCACATTCACTGAAAGCGCCTGGCGGGGCAGCACCAGGTTGTATTTTAAAAGGTTCAGGCCTTTTTCGGTTGCAATGTAAATACCGTCGGTTTGGTCGTCGATCGGAGCGATGGAAATTTCGTTGATGTTGTCGCTTAAAAGCCTGGAGCCGTTGTTCCCCAAGTCTCGTTGGGTATAAGCCAGCATTTGACCATCCCAGGTAATAAGATTAAGGCCTTTGTCGGTGCCGATCCATTTGTTGTTGGCCCGGTCGACTTTTATGGAAATGATCGCTCCTGAAAGCAAAGGATGGGAAAAGGGTGATATTTTGTCCCCATCATAAAAGAACAGACCGTTTATAGTGCCGATCCAAAGACGGCCATTGTTATCGCAGGACACTGTGATTACGGGATTACCAGTAGACAATGCAGAGTTAGATTCATTAAAATTTTGCCACAGCCCATCGGTTTTTCTATTATAAAGTCCTGCCGCATTGGTGCCCACCCATAAGGTCCCGTCTCCATCAATGGCCAGGGCATTGGGCCGCATCGTTTCTATGGGGCCCCAGTAAACATGAAACATGGTGTCGGCATAACTGTAAAATGTTACGGGATCCCGGTAATCATGTCCCCATTGGGCCAGATAAAACCCGTTTTCCGTTAAAAGTATGTTTTTAATTACATTGGTTGGCAGTTCTGCCATGTATTGCCTCCACGGGCCTGCCGAACTACGGATGAAAAGCCCCTGCCCCCAATCTCCGGCCAGCAGATTTCCATATTTATCAATTGCCAAACGCTCCAAAAGGGAAAAGGGCATGCCGGTGCTGGCTTGGTTGTATGTTTGCCACCACCCGTTATGCAGGTATTGAATTTCTTTTTGGGACCGGCGGATGACATATGGGTTCCCATCCTGGCTGCAGGTTACTCTAAAGCAGTTATTTTCGCTTAAACAATTAAAACGAAATGGCTGCCAAACTGTATCCTGCAAAACAGCCAACCCCAGCTCCGTTCCGCACCAGATGCGGCCCAGGTCGTCAATGGCTAAGGAATAAGCATTGGCACTTAAAAGGCCCGCAGAAAGGGTGGTCCATACGCCCTGGCAACTCAATTTGATGCCTTGGCTGGTAGCGAAGAACAGGGAATCACCCTTTTTAGCCATATCTCGGACTACCAGTCCGTTTAAGTCGGCAATTGTCCTCCAGGTAGTTCCCTCCAAGCTGTCTGCCCCAGACATGGTTCCGATAAAGCTGCTTGAATCGGACAAGAGTATGCATTGGACATTGCGCGAGCTTAAACCGAAAGCCGAATCACGTTGCCAGGAGGGAAAAGCATGGCTGATAAAATAGGAAGCGGCAGCCCGGGCCAGGCCCACATCGGTGGCAACCCAAAGAGTATCGTTCCTTTGGGCAATGGAATTAATGGTCTGCAAATTGGGGAATATCAGATTATTGGAAATTCCCGGCCAGGATTCATAGTCATTGGAAAAGGACAAGCCCTGTTTGGTTCCGGCAAAGATGTAATCCTGGTAACTGCAGAGGGCTGTGACCGTGTCCGAAATCAGGCCGTCTAGGGCATTGAAGACCCGCCAGGATGACCCGGTGGAATCCAGCCTGGCTATTCCGCCGCCATAGGTGCCGAACCATTTGTCTCCGTGTCGGTCCACGGTCACAGAGGTAAGCTCAACATTGGGAAGGCCGTTGGTGTTGTCGTATTTTTCCACCAACAATGTATCCTGCCAGGAAAACAAGACGGCCCCGCCGGGGGTGGCGCCCCAAAGCAGGGGAGAAACTGGGTCGGCCGTCAGTTTTACCACCTGGTTATAATTGGTATAGCTGGTCCAGCTTTGGGAAGACGCCGCTGACCCTAAAAACAGAAACGCCAGGGTCAAGCCCGGCCAAAAATGTTTGATGGATGATCTTTTATTCATATCTTTAGATAATAACCCAACCGGCCCGCCAAAGTCAACAATTTTTACTGGAATGTTTTGCCAGGGAAAGCCATTCATCTTTTGGGACTTAAATATCTTGAAATAATATGGCTGTTATGTTAACATAAAGTTCTATGGAACTACTCGACCGTCAATATGATACAGTTGTCATCGGGGCCGGTCCGGCCGGCTCCCTGGCCGCCGAAACTTTAGCCCAGTCCGGTCATTCGGTGCTGCTTTTGGAGAAACACCGGGAGCCCGGGGTTCCCCTGTGCTGCGCCGAGGCCGTCAGCCTGAAGAGCCTGGAGCTGTTCTGCCGGCCGGATCCCAAATGGATAGCTGCGCCCATCAACGGGGCAGTGCTTTATTCGCCGGACGGCACCGAAGTGGCGGTGCCCTGGCCGGGTGTGGGGTACGTTCTGGAACGCAAATTGTTCGACCGCTGGCTGGCCCAACGGGCGGCCGAGGCCGGAGCTTTTGTGCTGGTAAATGCCGAGGCGGTGGGGCTGATCGCTGATGAAAAGGGCGTCTTTACCGGGGTCAAGGTCGTATACCGGGACCAGATCCATAATATTTCCTGCCGGTCCGTCATCGGGGCCGACGGAGTGGAATCTTTGACCGGAGCCTGGGCCGGACTGAACACGGCCATGAAACCGGGAGAACTGCATTCCTGCGCACAGTATCTGATGTCCGGCATCGGCGGCCCCGCGGACATGGTACGGTTCTGGGTGGGAAAGGAGACCGCACCCGGCGGCTATTTATGGGTATTCCCAAAGGGGGAAGGCCGGGCCAATGTGGGTCTGGGGATAGTGGGTAACCTGGCCGGGGGGAAAAAGCCCGGGGAATATCTGGATCAATTTCTAAAAAAACATTTTCCCCAAGCCCGGATCATAGAGACCATGTGCGGAGGCACGCCGGCGCTGGAGGAAGACCATCCCATGGTATCCAGGAACGTGCTGCTGGCCGGCGATGCCGCCCGGCTGACCGATCCCCTGTCCGGGGCCGGGATCGCCATTGCCATGGCCTCGGGGCAGATGGCCGCCCGCCAAATATCGGAATACCTGAAGACCGGAAACGAAAAAGCGCTCGGGGATTATCCCGCCCTCTGGTGGTCGGGCCTGTGGAAGGACATCAAATACCACGCCAAGGTCCGCCGGGCCTTCTTGAAACTGGAAGATGACGACATGAACCGGATCGCCCGGCTGCTGTCCAAACTGCTGAAGGACAAGGATCCGTCAAAAATAAATCCCATCGACGTGGCCAAACAGGTGGTAGTGTCGGATCCCGGCCTGCTGCTGTTGGGAAGGCACCTGCTGTGAAAAAAATATCAGCTTTGACAGTATTCCTTTTTGCCCTTCTGCTGTGGCCCGCCTCATCCTTGAGGGCGGCGGTGGGGGATGAATTTGACCTCCGGATAGACCGGGGGCTGGAGATCCTTTACCAGGGACAGTATCAGGAAGCCATAGACACTTTCGATGCTTTCATAAACCAGCATCCCAAAAACCCAGCCGGATATTTTTTCAAGGCCGGGGCCTACCAGCTCAGATCCATGGCCTACGAGACCGATGTCTGGGATGATCTTCAGAGAACATTGCTGGACAGCTCGCTGGACCTTTCCGGCCAGGCCATCGCGCATGACGGCCACGACCCCTGGGCCTTTTTCATCCGGGGAGGGACTTACGCCTACCGGGCCGCCATCAAGGTCCGGACCAAGGATTATTTTTCGGCCTTAAGCAACGGGCTTTCGGCTGTATCCGACCTGAACAAAGCCGCCGCTTTGGATCCCCGGCTTTATGACGCCTACATGGGCATAGGTTCCTTTCACTATTTCCGCACCAAGGCCGCCAGCGTATTAAAATGGCTGCCCTTCATCGGCGACAACCGGGAACAGGGCATTGCCGAGATCAAGCTGGCCATAGAAAAGGGGCGCTATTCAAAGGTAATGGCCCAGAACGGCCTGGCCTGGATATACGTGGATTATGAAAAATACCCGCTGGCCCTGGAGCAGGCCCGGCAGCTGGAAAGCAGTTACCCCCAGAACCACGTGTTTTTCTGGATAGCCCCGGAAGTTCACTGGAGGACCAAGCAATGGGACAAAGGTTCCGCAGGATATGCCCGGCTGTTGAAATTGCTGGACCAAAGCCAGCCGATGAATAATTTCAACCGGGTGGTGGTAGGCAGCCGCCTGGCCAAGTGCTACTATCAGCAGAAAAAATACCGGGAGGCTTTGGAGGCCTCCCAAAAGGCCCTGGGGCTGGCGTTGGACGAACGGTCGGCCCAGCGGCTGAAATATGAAAGAGGCCGGGCTTACGAGGTGTTCAAACAGTCCGAGAAGAAATTGAAGAGCAGCCAGTGAAAGATATCACCGTAGCCATAATTGCCAGGGATGAGGAATCCACCATCGCCCGGGCGGTGCTCGGCGCCAAAACCCATGCCGGCGAACTGCTGGTGGTTGACGGCGGTTCCGTTGACCGGACGGCAGAGATAGCGCGGAAAGAAGGAGCGGATGTGCTGGCCGATGACGGCCGGGGCAAAGGGTCCGGGGTGCGGCTGGCCATACAAAAAGCCCGGGGCGGGATCCTGGTGCTGATGGACGCCGACGGCTCGCATCAGTCCTCGGACATCCCGGAACTGGTCCGGCCGATCATGGAAGGCCGGGCCGACCTGGTGAT encodes:
- the smpB gene encoding SsrA-binding protein SmpB, producing MQKDPSIQNRSARHDYEILESLEAGLALTGTEVKSIRQGLANLKESYAQAKGGEVFVYGMHISPYDHGNRFNQESVRPRKLLLHKAEIKRLCSKSQEKGLTLIPLSMYFKNGRVKIQLALGKGKKFYDRREDIKKRDVEREIRAVSKRAHRE
- a CDS encoding glycosyltransferase family 2 protein, whose translation is MPRISIVIVTWNSQDYIRPCLDSLFSQGQDVDIIAVDNDSRDSTLNALREYGARIKIIENQSNLGFARAVNQGLKLAAGDYILLLNPDTVLTPGALGAMAGYLATHPKVWALGPQLLNIDGSVQRSCRQFPDGRIMFYEFTGLSKLFPKNKIFGRWRMGYFDHQTPAQVDQPMGACLIVKREILEKVGLLDEENFPMFFNEVDWCLRISRAGGQLYFLPQAKVYHHHGASTRRVKRAMIISSHQSMIRYFAKHYPCRLSTLLIRIMSRLSLPFRLWLQGNGDTDGNH
- a CDS encoding glycosyltransferase family 39 protein → MRERLWENIKSFKFAPEMLLAGIALLVMIPSLGIGPVSDDFSWLQQAKQGQYQSIGQYLSQPAPFGYFRPLPMLFFKTAWRLFGPALWLYRLTALLLYALTVILIYRLARLFSFSGRVSLISSVIFALMPCHAEALLWLCSVNELFSAFFVLAGIYFFFSRPGWRGALISTVFFLLALLSRESAFCFIPLLLMFSLPRILGNWRRLGLAVTVPPLAYGLFRALWVRGLPDSYLPPAPGQLDINLIRVFSRLAQYFIKMLLPVKSLMEFFAFRPYVWFREIYSSPQMHPVAFWATSLVSLLVLFFIFYRTIKASGQQIVWPLLFSALALAVYLPFYNTGERFLYLPSAGAAAGLAVWIAGLIGKKRKLGLSLLALTLMVYGVSFGNRIYRWHQVGHLTTQALARLEQRTEELSPGSLVYLKDMPGLIYGIPFFSYYTFNHAWEYTFPGRKVEYYFDPAPKPRIADAVFSFSLKELDFKTLP
- a CDS encoding glycosyltransferase family 4 protein, with amino-acid sequence MKNLLILSYYYPPLGLSGVQRTVKFVKYLPQFGWNPIIIAPRPRGSYVYDPALCAEVAQAKVFRTCSLDPLFLSPQKNTGSALHKNSLASRVNRWLMPDNKSGWIPFALQAGLKAARQFPIDAVYSTAPPYSSHLAGVLLKKLLGRPLVADFRDAWTSYTWTKYPAGILRKSDHKMEELVLRNADLVTAVNSRILDDLCGLHPRIDGTKFHLVSHGYDPEDFDGASRPDPDHFTIAYTGTFINNRSPRTLFAAVKMLRKQNVPGLDKLRIVFAGSHRESDLALVKEFDLNSTVRFTGYLNHRQSVQILTEADLLWLVMGPEETANVTPGKLFEYLGAQRPIAASIPPSGAAAKLILDAGAGSVTSSDDASGLAGIIRQQMSAWKNQKAASPVAPEKLKFFDRRLITQRFGALLDGLS
- a CDS encoding two-component regulator propeller domain-containing protein, yielding MNKRSSIKHFWPGLTLAFLFLGSAASSQSWTSYTNYNQVVKLTADPVSPLLWGATPGGAVLFSWQDTLLVEKYDNTNGLPNVELTSVTVDRHGDKWFGTYGGGIARLDSTGSSWRVFNALDGLISDTVTALCSYQDYIFAGTKQGLSFSNDYESWPGISNNLIFPNLQTINSIAQRNDTLWVATDVGLARAAASYFISHAFPSWQRDSAFGLSSRNVQCILLSDSSSFIGTMSGADSLEGTTWRTIADLNGLVVRDMAKKGDSLFFATSQGIKLSCQGVWTTLSAGLLSANAYSLAIDDLGRIWCGTELGLAVLQDTVWQPFRFNCLSENNCFRVTCSQDGNPYVIRRSQKEIQYLHNGWWQTYNQASTGMPFSLLERLAIDKYGNLLAGDWGQGLFIRSSAGPWRQYMAELPTNVIKNILLTENGFYLAQWGHDYRDPVTFYSYADTMFHVYWGPIETMRPNALAIDGDGTLWVGTNAAGLYNRKTDGLWQNFNESNSALSTGNPVITVSCDNNGRLWIGTINGLFFYDGDKISPFSHPLLSGAIISIKVDRANNKWIGTDKGLNLITWDGQMLAYTQRDLGNNGSRLLSDNINEISIAPIDDQTDGIYIATEKGLNLLKYNLVLPRQALSVNVAPNPYRPGQDPYFYFSNLPSQSVVRIFTLDGRLLGTFHGPTAPEHILVINPEDIPSNLVSGLYLCHVSAPGFKQTVCKLAVIR
- a CDS encoding NAD(P)/FAD-dependent oxidoreductase, giving the protein MELLDRQYDTVVIGAGPAGSLAAETLAQSGHSVLLLEKHREPGVPLCCAEAVSLKSLELFCRPDPKWIAAPINGAVLYSPDGTEVAVPWPGVGYVLERKLFDRWLAQRAAEAGAFVLVNAEAVGLIADEKGVFTGVKVVYRDQIHNISCRSVIGADGVESLTGAWAGLNTAMKPGELHSCAQYLMSGIGGPADMVRFWVGKETAPGGYLWVFPKGEGRANVGLGIVGNLAGGKKPGEYLDQFLKKHFPQARIIETMCGGTPALEEDHPMVSRNVLLAGDAARLTDPLSGAGIAIAMASGQMAARQISEYLKTGNEKALGDYPALWWSGLWKDIKYHAKVRRAFLKLEDDDMNRIARLLSKLLKDKDPSKINPIDVAKQVVVSDPGLLLLGRHLL
- a CDS encoding tetratricopeptide repeat protein, translated to MKKISALTVFLFALLLWPASSLRAAVGDEFDLRIDRGLEILYQGQYQEAIDTFDAFINQHPKNPAGYFFKAGAYQLRSMAYETDVWDDLQRTLLDSSLDLSGQAIAHDGHDPWAFFIRGGTYAYRAAIKVRTKDYFSALSNGLSAVSDLNKAAALDPRLYDAYMGIGSFHYFRTKAASVLKWLPFIGDNREQGIAEIKLAIEKGRYSKVMAQNGLAWIYVDYEKYPLALEQARQLESSYPQNHVFFWIAPEVHWRTKQWDKGSAGYARLLKLLDQSQPMNNFNRVVVGSRLAKCYYQQKKYREALEASQKALGLALDERSAQRLKYERGRAYEVFKQSEKKLKSSQ